In the Colius striatus isolate bColStr4 chromosome 3, bColStr4.1.hap1, whole genome shotgun sequence genome, TTACATCTGTATTACCCCTGCTGACATCCCTCCAGCCAAAGTTGCAACCCTAGATTCTTTCTGCTAAAGCTATTGCAGAGTGCTGCTTATTAGAAAACAACCTCACATTGTACCTTAATATCTGAGCCTGTTTTTGGAGGGTCTTTGGGCTCAAATCTGTTATTGCCAGGGATCTTGTGGTTAGGACCAGCTTTCAGAGCTGTGTTAGATGCccaagagagagaaatgcttttccttGATGGTTATTTTTTGCTCTCTTTTCCCCCAGCACTCTTTAATGCCTTTTAGTGTTCCCATTGTTAAACTAAGGACTCATCATCATTAGACATCTCTAATTGGCTTTCACTTCATtgccagcagaaaaaaaccacagagaagTAAGTGAGGAAATCTGTCTTCCAATGGGATTTGCAAGTAACCTGTGATTGTGGCATCCAGACACACCTATGGGTGCTGGGCAATACATTCTATCCCTACTGGAGACAGATCGCTCTTCGGTGGCTGTAGCAGaaatgcttctctctctctcagagCAGCATGAACAACTCCTTGCAGATAGGCATTGCCTGTCACAATCTACTTCCCAGCTACTCTGAAGGCAATTTCATCCTTTGTTTGGATCCTGCAGCCCCAAGCCTCATATTAATTGCTCTTAATGTGGTTAATTATGTTGCTGTTGTGCTGATGCTACCGCCCTGGCTTTGTGATGGGTTGGGTAGACTTGAGGACTCAGAGGGTCTCTGCATCCTTCTTCTCCCAACAGTCTTCTACCACACCAGGAGGACTTTATGTCCTGGCCTGGCTTTGAGAGCTAAGACAGCCCCAAATCTGATCCAAAGTGCTGTTTGAGTTGTTTCCCTGTGGACTCTTGTGCTGGCAGGGCCACAGAGGCTGTGTGCAGGGTTGGGTGGTCCCCAGGGTGCTGAGTATTCAAGCTGCATCCCAGGAAGAAGATGCCTACAGGCACCTTTGAACACATCAGTCCATTGGCACACTGCTAAAAGCTCTTGGTGTTTTGATGTCTTTTGAAGCTATAACAGAGAAGTGACAGCACTAAACTCTGATTAATGTCTCCAAGGAGCTAGATAGTCAACCCAGAACCATTTTCTTTAAGCTGAAGCAATCTCCATATGTAGCTCAGACCAATTTTGGACACTGCTGTAGAAATGTGGTGCTTGGGAGGAGCCTGGTTTGTTATGAGGAATATTTCTCCTTCAGCCTTTAAGAAGAGATGATAAAAAACCCCCTCCCAGATCTCTGTTTGGAGATCCTGGGCTGTGCTAATGGCTTACCAGCACTGGATTGTATTGCTACGTACTGTCACTGGGTGTTAGGCACCTGGGCACCCTcttcctcccccttttcctACTTCTAAGATTGGCAGAGAGGCTGAAGAAGTGGATCCAGATAGCATAGTTTTTATACAAGGCTTTCTCATTACCCATGAGGAGTCAATTGCCACGACTTGACTGGAGCAAGTGTTGCAAGTTTCCAGCTACCCATCTCCTgcctctgcacacacacacgttGCAGCCtataaacattttgctttttaattgctAGAGCAGCTATTTGGCAAgttgtgcagcagcagaggagtcctgctgctgctgtccaagATTCATGTGCTTGGCAGGGGATTCGTGTAGTCTACAGCTCATGTAGACTGCCCAGATCTGAAACAGCCTGGGATGTGGCTGCCTTGGAAGGGGGCAGATTCAGGGCTTACACTCATCACTTTGATGCTGAAACATAGCAAGGGTTAGCATGGAGGGGCTGATCTAGGTGTAATGGGTATGAATATCTCCTGACCCTGACTATGCCTCCAGGATGGCTCTTCTTGCTAGCTGCCCACCCTAGTGATGCTTTCCTCCAGCAGTCAAAGGACATGGGGCTCAACTAAGTTTCTGAATGTCATCCTCCATCAGGTTAGATGTCAGACTCTCTGATggtgcaggctgcagagagagCTCCTCTCCCATCTAGACTGAGATGCCATGTCATGCTGGACATCCACCTTCTCTCCCTACCCAGGGACTCTCTATTCATGTCCATCACCAGCAGATCCtaccctggggcagctgccttCATGAGACCTCTGGGGTTGACATGCTCCATCACAGACCCTTTCTGGGTTATTTTTGCATAGGAGAAGTTGTCTTTTCCCTcctcttatttccttttaaaggcAGTGGTGATACTCTTGTCTCAGGGAAGGAGATGTTTCAACAACTCAGACGGTTTTTGTGTGTTGCAAACAGAAGCCCCCATGAATGACCAAGGAGCCAAGTGCAAGATTCAGCATAGTAAAGTACTGATGCACCCAAGGAGAGTTCAAGTGTGTGCTTGCAAGATCTATTCAGCTCTTCAGGATAAGGCACTTGTACAACATTGTCTTTCAACTCCCACTTCCTTCTTGATCTCTTCTGAAATTGGATGTTCTACGTGAGAGATCTTGCAGTCATTAAAAGAAAGTGGAACAGTCTGAGCAGAGCAGAGTCTGCTTCCTTCCCTGGGTGCTGAGAAGGGCTGGAAACACTCACTTGCTGCCTTAATTACGTGCCACAAGATGACTTTATGGCAGTGACCCATTCTTTTTTGGTGTTACTTGGGTTTTGCTTAAGCTCTGCCTCAGAGTGATGCACAAGGTGGTGGAAATGAAGGTCTTGCATGGTGAGTCCTGGTTAAATGACAATGGGACAAAATCCTTTCTTACATAAGAAGACAGGTGGAAAGTGTGTGTGACTTAGTTTTATTGGACAGGTGATTTAAATGCTACTAGAAGGTTCAAAACAGGAGGAGCTTTTTCACAGGGCAGGTAGGAGATCTGCAGCTGGTCTTGCCAAAAGATATAAGTGATAAATACTTACATGAGTTTGGGTGGGAAACTGGACAAATCATCCAATCCATGGAGTATTGAAGTTGGAAAGGAAACCTGGAGGTTTCTGAATGTCACCCTCAAAGCAGAGACAGTTTCAAAGGCAGGTCACATTGAGCTGAGGCCTGATGCAGCTGAGGTTTGAGTATCTCCAAAGAGGGTTCCTGCATGTCTCTGAGTCAATCTACCTCCATCTTCCTTGCAATCCCCCTCCAGGCACTAGCTGGCCATCACTGGCTCTcccctttgctttctccttgCCAAGCTCAGCAGTGCCTTGGGcatcagctcctgctctgccagatgccccagcctgggctgttACATGGTGTAATCCAGCCCCAGGTGCAAGATGTGCCATTTGCCAGTGGAAAAGCAGAGTGGTACAGTGAACCCTGCACAGAAACCATGTCTAAGCAGGGAATTTCCTGGGCTAAAGATGCTTGGATGCTTTGAAAAGGTAGCAGAGGGTGGGAAGGCTTATGATCTAGACTGTCCTTGTTGTAATACTCTTCCCAAGGAACCTCCttgtgtctgctgttggagaaAGACTCATGGGCTGGATAGATTGTTCAGTTCAAAAAGAAGAATATGGCCTGAGGAAGGTGAATGGGGGTGATCTCTCATTCTCCTTCCTGGCAAGGATGAGCCAGTGCCCAGTGAGCCTAGCAGATGGTAGGTTTGAAATGAGTCAAGGCAGGTAGTTCTTTTAACTTGAAAAGTAATGAAATTGTGGAACTCGTTGCTTCAGGAGGGTAGAGTGGGAAAAGGGTAAATAGGATAGACAAAAAAGCATCTGTTGGAGGTTATTAAAGACTCCAAGAGCACTTCTGGCTCAGCAAACAGCTGAACCTTGAATTGCTGGGCCAAGGGAGGATACCACAGAAGGTTTGCTGCTCTGTCTCTGTTAGAATCCACCACTGGATCCGGGGTTGGAGCAGTTTCCAGTCTGATATGGTGCAGCTGTTATGATATTGCACTGTCACTAGGGGATGGGAGAAATGGCAGGACCCAAGTGGAGATGAACACCAGAGTGAGTTTACTGAGTGTCTGTATAAATCTCCATCACTTGCCTCTGTCAGCCAAACCCACTCACAACGTGCTGGCTTCAGACAGTGGGGAGGTTTCACTTCTCTGGGAAGAGACACACAGGCTTTTACCACCTCAGGCTTTTTGTTACACCTTTGGCTCATCTAACCTGGCTCAACATTGCTatcaaaaacccaaaccccagctGGGATGGCAGGAAGGGGTTGTCAGAGCTGTCTTTTCTCCCCAGCTCACTTCAGCCCATGTATTTCCCCTGCACGTAGAGTGGAATAAAGAGCTGCCTTGAGACCTACTCGTTTTATGCCTGAATTACTTCAATTTTCCCTGCCTGAGGCTCCTCATTCTGTTCCACTGTGTTGCTTCTAGCCTGCTGGGACTCTCATTACCCACTCAAAGTTTCTCTTGTCCTCCTAAATTGATCCTTTTCTCCATGAGCACAGATATTTTTTGCCTAAACGTGGACTCTTACCGAGCTATTTGCCCTTAAATCTTCCACACTTTGCTTAGAGGCACATGGGTGTGCACTAAAATCAGTTTCAAAATGGCTCAGATTTATTTTAagccttttctccttcctctctctctttctcttcagatGCCAAATGCATTGATTCCTGTCTGAATTGagaaaccccaaacccacagaGTGTTTTCAGCATGATTTAGCAGCTCGTCTAtaaggatcttgactggcttagCTCAATGTTTGGTGCTCACTCATGTGTGGAAAAGGCTTGGGTGTCTTTGGCTGCACATTATTTTGTTTAACCTGCACACAATTGAAGCCTggagacttttaaaaagcaaagagttTAAGCTGATGTCTCACAGCGTGAGGCAATGGCTCCTGGAGAAATCATGCAAGTTATCTCATTGGGGTTTTGAGCAAGAGGTTTTCTTTCATTGGAGCTACCATGTTTAAATCATGCTGGCTGCAAACTTTGGGAAGTGTTCCTGGGAATGAGTCTTTTCTTTCCAACACAGATGCAGCTTAAAATGAATgtgtaaaggaaaacagaatggtgaggaaaggctgagggagctggggctctggagcttggaggagactgagggatgagctcatcaatgtttacaaacccatcaagggtgggtgtcaggatggagccaggctgtgctcagtgatggccaatgataggacaaggggcaacgggcacaagctgcaacagaagaggttccaaagcaacacaaggccaaacttgttccctgttgaggtgagggagcactggcaggggctgcccagatgggctgtggaggctccttctctggagacattccaacccagctggatgagtccctgtgtgccctgctctaggtggtgctgctctggtaggggggttgcactggatgagctttccaggtcccttccagcccttgagattctgtgaccaGTAAGCCTCTAGTGAAACAGAACATGCAATTCCAAATCAAAGGAGACATTCTTTTTTAAGACAAATGAACAATTTGGTTTGATTCTTTGCTCAGAAGCAATGTGGGATTTGGATTAGCTAGAATCATATTCTGCTCTTTCTGTTCTGAAAGAACCATCAATCCAAAACAAACCCCCATCCCAATATTCATGTGGCTTCATTTAAAAGGCTCAAACACTGCTTCGAGGCTCTTCTGCAGAATGCCTGTAAACAGTGTTGGAAATACCATCAGAATAGGGAGGTTAGGTGGAAATAAACAAGATTATGAATCTTGAAGGTGGTTTAAGAACCCCTaatacaggaaaacaaaggtAAAAGCAATCCATTCTGACCTTAGGCATATACATGTACTGCAGCAGAACAAACCAGGCTCCCTTCTTCTGTGCTGAATATGAAACGGGCTGTCTTGGGGCTTTCACATCCTGACAAGACAGTGTGAATTAGCAGCTGGTTAGTTTTAATCCAGACAGCTCTGTCAAAAGGGCACTGTTAGCTCCATGGCAGGGAAGGAGCCTGGGGAGCCCAGGGAGGAAATCAGACCTTGCAGGAACTTCATGCCCTCGTGGCAAGCCAGAGCCAGCGAGCAGCTGCTGCTAAAACATTGTGACAGAGGAGACGATGGCCCAAGGTATATTCTGGGAGGaaaagggatgtttttgttCAGCAGGTCCTGAGATGGGCAGTCAGACCATGCCCTAGAGATATGGTGTGTGGGGACTTACTGTGTGGGCTTGGAAGCAGAAACATCGTGAGAAACAGCAACCAAGCTGGAGAAGGATGACAAGCAGCAAGAGCACTGAGGTGAACGTGTGTCAAGGGAAAGTAGAGAGGTTGTGGCAAGGTTTAGCATCAGTTTACCTGTCAGCAGTGTCAAAGCAAGAGGGTGAGGATATGTTTGTGCCTTCTCTTGCCCCATCATGTCAGTGGAGTCTCTGGTTTACAGGATACAAGAGCACACAGGGCACCCCCAGGACACCACTCAAGTTTTCCAGGGCAATAGCATCCATCTTGGACAGGATGGTAGAGGACAGGTCCTTACTGTTGGCATGCATTTGAGTTCAGTAAGGCTGGATTTTGTGTTGGTCCTGGACAGGAATAGCAgcctctgagcagcagggaCTCACTATGAAGGCATGCCATGCATGCTCTGCCTTCAACAGACAGGCTGGTCCAGGCAGCCTTGCACAAACCTGGCACCAACATGCAACCATAGGGAGCAAACCCTGGGAGGAGGACAGAAAGCTGTTAACCTGCATCTTGGCAGCATCACTCAGTACTCTTCAAAGAGCTGTGAAGCAGGGCTCCAGCTAAACCTTTAGGATTGCTCCTGACTAGATCCTCCTTCAAGTCACTTTACTGTCTGATCTTTAAGCATTTCCCACTGAAGACCCATCCAACAGCTCCAGCCACCTCCCCTGTGAGCAATTCTGGCTGTAGCTGTGAGGACATGAGGTTGGAGAACATCTGAACACATTGTTGTTCTTGTGCCCAACCTCTCAGTCCTTTGGGATGTCTGCAGTGGGCTTAAGCCACTTTCCCTGCTGTGAATCACCAGTCTAAACTGGAGACCTTGGGGatctgtaggaaaaaaagcaagcagaagaaaaaaatcaggatgGAAATGTCTATTAGAAGGGAGAGTGCAAAAGATTTCAGGTGAGAAATATTGGTTAATAAGCCAGAAGTCAGCCAACACATCCAACCACCAACTTAGCTATGCATGGAGGCATCAGACCTTGCAAGAGAGGGAGCTACCCCCACTCCTACCCTCTTGCTTGACAAAGAAAACCTGTAGTTGAGGGAGGGCTAGAAAGCCCTTTCCTGAGCCTCTAAACAGTCTGGCTCTGACAAGAAATCCCAGACAGGAGCCACAAATAACTGACCCTATGGAGCAAACATCATCAACAAACAGGCAAGGGTTTGTGGGGCTGCAAAGGTTGGTCAGGAAGACAAGTCCCCACCACCATGAGATGCTTTAACATCAAAGTGACCAAAGAGTCTAcaccaaaataaacaaaccagggtggtttcttttttaaggaaaaaaaaggagagatacatcatttagtgtattttttcaagctTGCTGGACACACTGAAGCACTGTAAAGCTGTCAGAGAAACTAAgcactttttgttttccctgttgTCAACCAAAGCATGCTTTTTATGGAGTCAATTAGCCACAAATGATGAACACACATCACTTCTCTGGGAATGAATTCCAGTCCAACCCAATAAACAGGATGGTCTCTGCTCAGTAGCCGTTACCCTGATGAGGAGTGCTTTCCTATCCAACCATAAAGCAAacttcatttgtgtttcctTCTGCAAGCATGCCCCTTGACaagtgctgcagtgctgggggtgTGAGGGGAAACAGGGTCATTGGTATCACTGCTCTGACGTGCAAACCTGGCCATGAGCTGGGTGTATCGAATGCAATTACATCGGTGGGAAGAGGTTGGGTAAGCTGGGGTGCCATGAATGCTCAGATCTACAATGGAGCTGCTGTCATAGTCCATAGAGAAGTGCAGCCAATGAAATCTTTACATAGTCCACTGGGTGCCCTCCACAGACCTCAGAGCCCTTTTGAAAGGTGGAGACACAGTCTCATCGAGTTTGTTTGGGATCGTCTCTTTGTTTGGCTGGTCGGTTGGGAGGatgtcttttcctttcattgaTGTTTTTTTAGACAGgtgggggaaactgaggcacagaaagGTGGTGTGACTTGCCCACAGTCAATGGTTGACCTTGAAGCTCCTCCCCAAGTCTTCCTCACGTGAgtgagaaggaaaggctgcCCACGtgctcccccagctcctcccagggCTGTCGCTCTCAGGGGTGATGTCTGGCAGGAGGAGACAATGGCACACGTGGTTTCtaccagccctggggaggcaaGAGAAGCAAGGAACCTGAAATGGAGAGGCAGGAGTTTGTTGGTCAGGCACTGAGAGAGAGGACACGGACTCTACAGGATGCATTCATGCCTCTCTGTGGCTTTCAGGGCCTCGTGCATGCTGGCGGCCGACAGCCTCCTGTTGATGTTCCTGTACCTGCACCTCAGGAGGTTCCAGAAAGTAGTCCTCAAGTCTCTGTTAAAGAAAGCATAAATCAAAGGGTTGATGAGGGAGTTGGTGTatcccagccagagcagagTCCTCTCCAGCCTCAGGGGCATGCAGCTGCAGCGGATGCCGCAGATGAAAGGCCGAGCTgtggacatgaggaagaaggGAAGCCAGCAAAACGTGAAGGCCCCTACGATGATGCCGAGGGTCctggctgctttctgctccctttTGAAGATGGAAATGTTCTTCCTGTCTTGTCGGAGCAGTTTGGAGAGAGTGGCACATTCCTCCACGGCTTTGCTACGCTTGGAGCTGTGGTGGCTGCGGCTGGAGGCCTCCAGGCAGTAGACACCTTCCTCTTCGTAGTGCTTGGGGAAGTTCATGAAGCGGTGCTTCTCGGCGCTGACCTTGGCTGCTTTGTAGATCTGGCTGTACATGACGAGCATGACGGCCATGGGGATGTAGAAGGCAACCCCCGTGGAGTAGACTGTGTAGCCAAAGTCCTGGCTGATCAGGCAGACCCTTTCCACCGTCACATTCTTGGCCCAGCCAAAGAGAGGTGGAAGAGTgatggaggcagagaggagccagACGATGAAGACCATCTTGGCCATCAGCTTCCCATTTTGCCTCACGGGGTATGTCAGAGGCCGAGTGATCCCCAGGTACCTGGAAGAGAAGGAGAGTTGCAAAGGGTGTAGGAGGGTTACAAGGTGTGAGTGGTTTTAATTCCTAATCAGCTGCTAAAGCACCATTACAGGTGCAATTTTGGCCCGAGGGGTGGGAATAAGAAGTGAATTCTACAAGTGAAAAGTGCAGCTGGAGTATCTTATGTGAAATAcatttcacagcatcacagaatctcaagggctggaagggagctggaaagctcatccagtgcaacccccctgccagagcagcaccacctagagcagggcacacagggactcatccagctgggttggaatgtctccagagaaggagcctccacagcccatctgggcagcccctgccagtgctccctcatctcaacagggaagaaattcttccctgtgttcctttggaacctcttgtgttccagcttgtacctgctGCTCTTGGTTAGTCTGTGATTAAGAAGCAATCTTGCCTTTGGAAAGACTTCTTTGGAAGAAGAGTGAGTCTGGGTGGACACAGAAAGTGACTGAGCTATGGACTGTGGTGCAAGATCAAGAGCTGTTGGCTCCCACCTTTCAGCTGCTGGACTGTGTGTTTGCATCTTACAGCTCTTGGCACCCTGGGACACACCACAGCACTGCCCTCTCCATCCAGCCTGAAACATTAGGCCAAACCTGTAGGTTGCCTCTGGAAACCAAGACAGGAGTGAGACAAACAGCTGGAGAACAAACAGCCTTCCCTTGAGAGTAAAATGAGAGGAGCTCTGAGTAGGAGATTCCCAAAGCATGTAGCAACCCACAGATTCACAAATCCTGATGGCTGGAGTTAGGAGTTACCTTGTTAGCTTGACTGAAAGGAGCTGGAGACTCCTTTCATCACCTCCTCATTTGACTACAGGGTGTAATTTTGAACCACCCTCAGCCTCCACTGGGAGGGTTTGTGTGGCTCAGAAATCCTGTCAGCTGTTAGTTGGTAAATTACAACTGGGAACTAATAAATCAGTAGGAAGCTGGCCACCATCAGTCAACATTCCCACTGCAAAACCTCTGCCTGCTACTCAGTCTCAAGCAATCCAGCAAAAGCCTCTAGCTAGTCATAGGGCTTTCTTTTATGTTGCAGCCTTTTTGATTCCAACCTGTGTGCTGTCAGCAGCTTGTGGGTGTTTTTGGGCATTTCAACTGTTCTTGGATAAGCTGTGTCAGTCCAGAGGGGCAGACAGAACAGCAGCTGAAAGCTATGCAAGGGAAGAACCTTTTCTTCAGCCAACAAGGAACATTTCTGCAGAGAACTTTACCTCTGTTGtatcactatttttttccctcctgacaATCAATCTCATTTGAGGTGTTAGGAGGGTTTCTTTTCTCCCCAATTTCCCTTTTCCAGAGCCTCCCCCAAGACTGGGAGAAGATAGAAATGCAATTTGAGCAATCTaattcctcctcccctcctggcTGCTAAATAAATTCAGTGCCTGAATTATTCTCCCCTGGCTCCCTGATAAAATGAATTTGAATTCATTCACCCAGttattcttttcctgctttcctctggatTTTCTTCAGCTGGCCTTAGTCacaaaaaccaagcaaaactcTCCATGGCCACCTGTGTTGCTTGGACAATCAGCAGTGTCTGTGAAAGAGGAGACCTGG is a window encoding:
- the LOC104553922 gene encoding 5-hydroxytryptamine receptor 7; translation: MLLRVSPSRFLEHHLLLVEDPEQQHSAQESLPDPFMTEEPPNPSPSNLSNATDCGEEILLYGDTEKMVIGAVLSIIILMTIAGNGLVIISVCIVKKLRQPSNYLVVSLAAADLSVAFAVMPFVTITDLLGGEWLFGKVFCNVFIAMDVMCCTASIMTLCIISVDRYLGITRPLTYPVRQNGKLMAKMVFIVWLLSASITLPPLFGWAKNVTVERVCLISQDFGYTVYSTGVAFYIPMAVMLVMYSQIYKAAKVSAEKHRFMNFPKHYEEEGVYCLEASSRSHHSSKRSKAVEECATLSKLLRQDRKNISIFKREQKAARTLGIIVGAFTFCWLPFFLMSTARPFICGIRCSCMPLRLERTLLWLGYTNSLINPLIYAFFNRDLRTTFWNLLRCRYRNINRRLSAASMHEALKATERHECIL